A genomic segment from Methanolobus zinderi encodes:
- a CDS encoding DUF5652 family protein, protein MVYMSYMATDIQSTGFWIIIIALAIWELIWKGIGLWKAARKDQNYWFIAMLILNTAGILPILYIFFFQEGEKGL, encoded by the coding sequence ATGGTTTACATGTCATATATGGCAACGGATATCCAGTCTACAGGATTCTGGATAATCATAATAGCACTTGCTATCTGGGAGCTTATCTGGAAAGGTATCGGTCTCTGGAAAGCTGCAAGAAAGGATCAGAACTACTGGTTCATTGCCATGCTGATATTGAATACAGCAGGAATACTGCCGATATTGTACATTTTCTTTTTCCAGGAAGGGGAAAAGGGATTATAA
- the cfbE gene encoding coenzyme F430 synthase: protein MFSPKSNVAVLDLTHAGMIITRKLSELGLNVTAIDVYDTVDDNTLHGLESDYGIRVSKKAVPVDNLDLIISPVHLDPSYEMLRSAMEEGTDIISHHRAVGLILSNERSLDGVRVIEVTGSKAKTSTASLLAEILSRNMTVALHTSRGLEIWKNGEAERIYSGLSIAPGSVLHAVDILKSEEVHMDCCIFEISIGGTGNADIGIITTLEPDYGIAASSSMASDAKLSMVEYTKENGVLFLNAQDAKAVELARKRGIKFLTFSDSDSFSADSQMIFDGEKVTLSFDNSQLTAVVNSFYNASSYTTAFTVAGTVALYMGVAEDVVADGISGFAGLAGRMQEKKLEGRILIDNSNSGMDIRSAEKSLDYGLARPDKDASGKVLMVLGEEAAQVCEGLPPGDVADLVSRRIEDIDSLILVGERMRSVQHDKITHLSHLEEGLEHALDLSSKGDLILSCVKCFR, encoded by the coding sequence ATGTTCTCTCCGAAAAGCAATGTTGCAGTTCTCGACCTGACACATGCGGGTATGATAATTACCCGTAAACTCAGTGAGCTTGGCCTGAATGTCACCGCGATTGATGTCTATGATACTGTAGATGATAATACTCTCCATGGTCTGGAAAGTGACTACGGTATCAGGGTATCAAAAAAAGCTGTTCCCGTGGACAATCTGGATCTGATCATAAGCCCGGTTCACCTGGATCCTTCATATGAGATGTTGAGGTCCGCAATGGAGGAAGGCACAGATATCATCAGTCATCACCGTGCGGTGGGACTGATCCTGTCAAATGAGAGATCCCTTGATGGTGTCAGGGTCATTGAGGTCACAGGCTCGAAGGCCAAGACCAGTACCGCATCTCTGCTTGCTGAAATTCTGTCAAGGAATATGACTGTGGCCCTCCATACCTCCCGTGGGCTGGAGATATGGAAAAATGGTGAAGCTGAAAGGATATATTCGGGATTGAGTATAGCACCTGGCAGTGTGCTTCATGCTGTTGATATTCTCAAGTCTGAAGAAGTTCACATGGATTGCTGTATCTTCGAGATCTCCATCGGAGGTACAGGTAATGCTGATATCGGTATTATCACCACTCTGGAGCCGGACTATGGTATTGCCGCCTCCAGTTCCATGGCAAGCGATGCGAAGCTGAGTATGGTGGAATATACAAAAGAGAACGGTGTTCTGTTTCTCAATGCACAGGACGCAAAAGCTGTGGAACTGGCCCGTAAACGTGGCATAAAATTCCTTACTTTCAGTGATTCGGATAGCTTTTCCGCTGATTCTCAGATGATCTTTGACGGGGAAAAAGTGACTCTATCCTTTGATAATTCACAGCTTACTGCTGTGGTGAATTCATTTTATAATGCCTCTTCATATACGACCGCTTTTACAGTTGCGGGTACTGTTGCCCTGTACATGGGAGTGGCTGAAGACGTGGTTGCTGATGGAATATCCGGTTTTGCAGGTCTTGCGGGCCGCATGCAGGAAAAAAAACTTGAAGGCAGGATCCTCATAGACAACTCTAACTCAGGAATGGATATCCGCTCTGCAGAGAAATCCCTTGACTACGGACTTGCAAGGCCTGATAAGGATGCTTCCGGAAAGGTGTTAATGGTGCTTGGCGAAGAGGCTGCACAGGTGTGTGAGGGCCTTCCTCCTGGGGATGTAGCGGATCTTGTCTCAAGGAGGATTGAGGACATTGATTCACTCATACTTGTCGGTGAGAGAATGAGATCTGTTCAGCATGATAAGATCACCCATCTGTCACATCTGGAAGAAGGGCTTGAACATGCTCTGGACCTGTCATCAAAAGGTGATCTGATCCTGTCATGTGTGAAATGTTTCCGTTGA
- a CDS encoding carboxymuconolactone decarboxylase family protein: MEEHPLKTIMDADPELFNLTEITRNTALGEGTIPLKYKLLMAMALDAADGAVEGVKVLAMQAMDEGATKEEIMEAIRIAQYISGIGSVFIASRALQEVL, from the coding sequence ATGGAAGAACATCCTTTAAAGACAATCATGGACGCAGACCCGGAACTTTTCAACCTCACGGAAATAACACGCAACACAGCACTTGGGGAAGGAACTATTCCTCTGAAGTATAAGTTGCTCATGGCAATGGCCCTTGATGCAGCCGACGGCGCGGTGGAAGGCGTGAAAGTGCTCGCCATGCAGGCCATGGATGAAGGAGCAACAAAAGAAGAGATAATGGAAGCAATACGTATAGCCCAGTATATATCAGGGATTGGCAGTGTTTTTATAGCTTCCAGAGCCCTTCAGGAAGTGCTATGA
- a CDS encoding VOC family protein has translation MKHYNIEHIGIIVKNPIEMGHWYKKVMGFNIRFEAQDEEKAVAFVTDSSEKVMLEFGKVPDVSPLSRQTDHHLQFHIAVESNDPENDVEHFVSNGARFIEKCPLSRPGDYLIVLEDPWGNCIQLVKRESKILTPKASYNKPENK, from the coding sequence TTGAAACACTATAACATAGAGCACATTGGAATCATTGTGAAAAATCCCATAGAAATGGGACACTGGTACAAAAAGGTCATGGGATTCAATATCAGATTCGAAGCACAGGATGAAGAGAAGGCAGTTGCCTTTGTCACAGATAGCAGTGAAAAAGTTATGCTCGAATTCGGAAAAGTCCCTGATGTATCACCACTCAGCAGGCAAACAGACCATCACCTCCAGTTCCATATAGCCGTTGAAAGCAATGACCCGGAAAATGATGTGGAGCATTTTGTCAGCAATGGAGCCAGATTTATTGAAAAATGTCCTCTCAGCAGACCCGGAGATTATCTTATCGTACTGGAGGATCCGTGGGGCAATTGCATACAGCTTGTGAAGAGAGAAAGCAAAATATTAACCCCTAAAGCATCATACAATAAACCAGAAAACAAATAA
- a CDS encoding TspO/MBR family protein yields the protein MVRLDTGNIDWKKLIASIVICQLVGILGSIFTAPAIPTWYASLEKPFFVPPSWTFSVVWTILYLLMGIALYLIWKKGWEKRDVRTAIGIFGIQLFLNFLWSLLFFGFQSPLLGLIEIIFLWIAIVATIWLFYKISRAAGLLLIPYLIWVSFAALLNYNIFILNPQMTDH from the coding sequence GTGGTAAGGTTGGATACCGGGAATATCGACTGGAAAAAACTGATAGCATCAATAGTTATCTGTCAGCTTGTTGGAATACTTGGATCGATATTCACAGCGCCTGCGATCCCGACCTGGTATGCTTCTCTTGAAAAGCCTTTCTTTGTGCCCCCGAGCTGGACATTCTCGGTGGTATGGACCATACTTTATCTTCTGATGGGTATAGCCCTGTATCTTATATGGAAGAAAGGATGGGAGAAACGTGATGTAAGAACAGCCATAGGTATATTTGGTATTCAGTTGTTCCTGAACTTCCTGTGGTCGCTATTATTCTTTGGCTTTCAGTCACCACTTCTGGGCTTGATAGAAATCATCTTTCTCTGGATAGCCATTGTGGCAACTATCTGGCTCTTCTACAAAATATCAAGAGCTGCAGGATTGCTGCTTATTCCATATCTGATATGGGTATCCTTTGCAGCTCTGCTGAACTACAATATCTTTATACTCAATCCGCAAATGACAGATCATTGA
- a CDS encoding stage II sporulation protein M produces MFNEEIRTTFGSYIAELKPYILISTLLFVFSIAAGYIGYGLSPESSADSLSGLEELAEMLQNLSAIEIMLLIFINNASKMLFSILLGPLLGIAPLAFLLINGFVLGVFAHIQIVENGLLFIIAGLTPHGIIELPMLIISSAIGIRLGHEAFRTILGRPSDLKGELIKGIKLFFYVLLPLIFIASVIETFITPLVIFLVSGT; encoded by the coding sequence ATGTTCAATGAAGAGATCAGAACTACTTTTGGAAGCTATATTGCAGAGCTTAAACCTTATATACTGATAAGTACACTGCTTTTTGTTTTCTCGATTGCTGCAGGTTACATAGGATACGGCCTCAGTCCGGAATCTTCCGCAGATTCACTCTCAGGCCTTGAAGAGCTTGCGGAAATGCTTCAGAATCTTTCAGCCATTGAGATCATGCTTCTGATCTTCATAAATAACGCTTCCAAGATGTTGTTTTCAATACTTCTGGGACCTTTGCTTGGTATAGCACCACTGGCATTCCTGTTGATCAACGGTTTTGTCCTTGGTGTCTTTGCCCATATTCAAATAGTTGAGAACGGCCTTCTGTTCATTATCGCAGGCCTGACACCTCATGGTATTATTGAACTGCCCATGCTGATAATTTCATCGGCAATCGGAATAAGGCTTGGCCATGAAGCCTTCAGGACAATTCTTGGCAGGCCATCCGACCTTAAGGGTGAGCTTATAAAAGGAATCAAGTTGTTCTTTTATGTACTTCTGCCACTGATATTCATTGCCTCAGTTATCGAGACATTTATAACACCACTGGTTATTTTCCTTGTTTCAGGAACATGA
- a CDS encoding DUF63 family protein translates to MISLIQDINQLINRYYIEPILQDSGYNIVNTITWAIILGICVFGMVKLLKRYDVSINDRLIGSLIPYILAGASFRVIEDTGAIDPPLSYLLITPNIYFLVAFITVILLFISRLISNFDSKRDFHRVFAFFGTAWFAVNIAALLYIENVVLPWVPFFVIGAAGLILYLTYLVFDRAGSSMLKDKLNLSILFVHLLDASSTIVGVDLLGYYEKHVVPAYLIDLTGTALVMYPLKLSIFIPVIYILDTQFDDDDESKTLKEFLKLVIIVLGLAPACRNTIRMTLGI, encoded by the coding sequence ATGATTTCACTCATACAAGATATAAATCAGCTCATTAACAGGTACTATATTGAACCCATCTTACAGGATAGCGGTTACAATATTGTAAATACCATAACATGGGCCATCATTCTGGGAATCTGTGTATTCGGAATGGTAAAACTTCTCAAAAGATATGATGTCAGTATCAATGACAGACTGATAGGTTCCCTGATACCCTATATACTGGCAGGTGCGTCCTTCAGGGTGATAGAAGATACGGGTGCCATCGATCCACCCCTTAGTTATCTGCTCATAACCCCCAATATCTATTTCCTTGTAGCTTTCATTACTGTGATACTGCTTTTCATTTCAAGATTGATAAGCAATTTCGACAGCAAAAGAGACTTCCATCGTGTTTTCGCCTTTTTTGGAACCGCCTGGTTTGCTGTCAACATCGCTGCCCTGCTGTATATTGAAAATGTTGTGCTTCCCTGGGTGCCGTTCTTTGTTATCGGCGCTGCCGGCCTGATCCTCTATCTTACATACCTCGTGTTTGACAGGGCAGGCTCCTCAATGCTTAAGGACAAGCTTAACCTTTCGATACTGTTTGTCCACCTGCTTGATGCATCCTCCACAATAGTGGGAGTGGACCTGCTTGGATACTATGAGAAACATGTGGTACCGGCCTATCTCATTGACCTCACTGGTACGGCACTGGTAATGTATCCGTTAAAACTTTCAATCTTCATACCAGTGATATATATACTGGATACCCAGTTCGACGATGATGACGAGTCAAAGACCCTCAAAGAATTCCTGAAACTTGTTATAATAGTTCTCGGACTCGCGCCTGCATGCAGGAATACCATCAGAATGACCCTGGGAATCTAA
- a CDS encoding UPF0179 family protein, with amino-acid sequence MTDTDTIITLVGSRLAKEGEEFVFLGESRECQKCKLKRTCLSLDTGRKYRVVKIRSDTVHECFIHENGVLAVEVVSSPIVAAIDSNKAIAGAKISYEPPKCTDFDDSLYDLIYPEGIKKGDKCVVSNVIENIDEKLLSGCSLKKVELKL; translated from the coding sequence ATGACAGATACAGATACTATTATCACTCTTGTTGGCTCAAGACTTGCAAAAGAAGGGGAGGAGTTCGTATTCCTCGGCGAGTCACGCGAATGCCAGAAATGTAAATTGAAAAGAACATGTCTGAGCCTGGATACCGGACGCAAGTACCGTGTTGTGAAGATCAGGAGTGATACGGTTCACGAATGTTTCATCCATGAAAACGGAGTACTTGCAGTTGAGGTAGTTAGCTCCCCAATCGTAGCTGCCATTGATTCCAATAAAGCGATCGCCGGTGCAAAAATAAGTTATGAACCACCGAAATGCACTGATTTCGATGACAGTCTTTATGATCTGATATACCCTGAGGGTATCAAAAAGGGAGACAAGTGTGTCGTAAGCAATGTAATAGAAAACATTGACGAAAAACTCCTGTCGGGATGTTCCCTGAAAAAGGTGGAACTTAAGTTATAA
- a CDS encoding DUF2150 family protein encodes MSGTEDDFLHHDFYTEERWKNWLNKVRESDFKFEESEEPQGKEGAIFVNMEDDIILACLKIIAKYDRGQISAESAMQMLSRIRDIALTEVDPISEDADLMIDSLQTSLIGSFAACECYLSGDYDEKDNVDDLVKVALEAESSDDIEIALATVAEIGALILKGNELSDKTMEEVPFGLVAEWLDGIDSISAAMVGADSYKEDEEDDEFC; translated from the coding sequence ATGTCTGGTACTGAAGATGATTTTCTTCATCATGATTTTTATACGGAAGAACGCTGGAAGAACTGGTTGAACAAGGTCAGGGAAAGCGATTTCAAGTTTGAGGAGTCCGAGGAGCCACAGGGGAAAGAAGGAGCGATCTTTGTCAATATGGAAGACGACATCATCCTTGCCTGTCTTAAGATCATTGCAAAATACGATCGCGGTCAGATATCTGCCGAATCCGCAATGCAGATGTTGTCTCGCATCAGGGATATAGCGCTTACAGAAGTCGATCCCATATCCGAGGATGCGGACCTTATGATCGATTCCCTTCAGACATCCCTGATAGGCAGCTTCGCAGCATGTGAATGCTACCTGAGCGGGGACTACGATGAAAAGGATAATGTTGATGATCTGGTAAAGGTTGCCCTTGAAGCCGAGTCATCGGATGATATAGAGATTGCCCTTGCCACTGTCGCAGAGATCGGGGCATTGATCCTGAAAGGCAACGAGCTGTCCGACAAGACCATGGAGGAAGTTCCGTTCGGACTTGTGGCGGAATGGCTTGATGGTATAGACTCAATATCTGCTGCAATGGTAGGTGCTGACAGCTACAAGGAAGATGAAGAGGACGACGAGTTCTGCTGA
- the cfbD gene encoding Ni-sirohydrochlorin a,c-diamide reductive cyclase catalytic subunit has product MMGNDLAIIHPRPSSIVAALYTLRDLNVDVAILHGPPGCSFKHARLLEEDGIHVVTTALDENGFVFGGRDELSSLLEKVNDMFQPKLIGVVGTCASMIIGEELREPVQDANLDVPVIEVEVHAGYPNNTKGVLLALESACDAGIIDPEELERQKFLLEEATNVEKRHGAASREYLEPSRGDVKYKVAQKIINYLKEGKRCLTIMNAKKETGYMFADITVAINEVAAQLGKEDNVINMANVDDSLGLPRVRHHAKSIMNDFREKGVTIHENIGGMDEYPVTGEKVSNIIAEKYSGFDFAVISGVPHAIPMDSMQEMEVISVTNGPRQVIPLREMGHEHVLVEIDLHPKTLGVSNIVESDFGATMREVAKDMLDTEEGV; this is encoded by the coding sequence ATGATGGGAAACGATTTAGCAATCATACATCCGCGGCCAAGCTCTATAGTGGCGGCGCTTTACACTTTACGTGACCTGAATGTTGATGTTGCCATCCTTCATGGTCCGCCTGGTTGTTCTTTCAAACACGCAAGGCTTCTGGAAGAGGACGGGATACATGTTGTGACAACAGCTCTTGATGAGAACGGTTTTGTTTTCGGAGGCCGTGATGAGCTCTCTTCTCTGCTTGAAAAGGTCAATGATATGTTCCAGCCGAAGTTAATAGGCGTGGTGGGAACATGTGCCAGCATGATCATCGGTGAGGAACTTCGCGAACCTGTCCAGGATGCCAATCTTGATGTGCCTGTTATAGAGGTTGAGGTTCATGCAGGATATCCGAACAATACCAAAGGCGTGCTTCTGGCACTGGAATCAGCTTGTGATGCAGGTATCATAGATCCGGAAGAACTTGAAAGACAGAAATTCCTGCTTGAAGAGGCCACAAATGTTGAGAAACGTCATGGTGCGGCCAGTAGGGAGTATCTTGAACCTTCCAGGGGCGATGTGAAATACAAAGTTGCCCAGAAGATCATCAACTATCTGAAAGAAGGCAAGCGCTGTCTGACCATTATGAATGCCAAGAAAGAGACCGGCTACATGTTCGCTGATATCACGGTTGCCATTAACGAAGTCGCTGCACAGCTTGGTAAAGAAGACAATGTTATCAACATGGCAAATGTGGATGACAGTCTCGGTCTTCCTCGTGTACGTCATCATGCAAAGAGCATAATGAATGATTTCAGGGAAAAGGGAGTTACAATCCATGAGAATATAGGCGGCATGGATGAGTATCCGGTTACCGGGGAGAAGGTCAGTAATATTATCGCTGAAAAGTATTCGGGTTTTGATTTTGCTGTGATTTCCGGTGTGCCTCATGCAATACCCATGGACAGTATGCAGGAAATGGAGGTAATATCCGTGACCAATGGGCCGAGACAGGTGATTCCACTAAGGGAAATGGGCCATGAGCATGTGCTTGTTGAGATTGACCTGCACCCGAAGACCCTGGGTGTTAGCAATATTGTGGAATCCGATTTCGGAGCCACCATGCGCGAGGTAGCAAAGGATATGCTTGATACTGAGGAGGGAGTATAA
- a CDS encoding NAD(P)-dependent glycerol-1-phosphate dehydrogenase — MQDGMKKWMQLPRDILVGHGVINNISDVCRDLKLGKDPLIVTGTTTKKIAGDVVCDLLEDCGYNAHVVSSTDASMSEVERVKKEATEHKSSYLIGVGSGKSIDVAKYAATQADVPFLSVPTAASHDGIVSSRASIRTEGKATSVEANAPMAVIADTEIISKAPFRLLAAGCGDIISNYTAVKDWELAHRLTNESFSEYAAALSLMTARILIDSADSIKPDLESSVRMVVKALVSSGVAMSIAGSSRPASGSEHMFSHALDMVAPEHALHGEQCGLGTIMMMYLHGGDWRSIKESLETIGAPTTAEELGIEDKYILEALLVAHTIRPERYTILGTGLTPAAAEKVARITKVIS; from the coding sequence ATGCAAGATGGAATGAAGAAATGGATGCAGCTACCACGAGATATTCTGGTAGGCCATGGTGTCATAAATAATATCAGTGATGTCTGCAGAGACCTGAAGCTCGGAAAGGACCCTTTGATCGTTACGGGTACTACCACTAAGAAAATAGCAGGTGATGTTGTCTGTGATCTTCTGGAAGATTGCGGCTACAATGCACATGTAGTCAGTTCCACCGATGCATCCATGTCCGAGGTTGAAAGGGTTAAAAAAGAAGCAACCGAACACAAATCTTCCTATCTCATTGGAGTCGGCAGCGGTAAATCCATAGATGTTGCAAAATATGCAGCTACACAGGCGGATGTTCCGTTCCTGAGTGTCCCAACTGCAGCTTCACACGACGGCATTGTGTCTTCAAGAGCATCGATCCGTACCGAGGGTAAGGCCACTTCTGTGGAAGCGAATGCACCCATGGCTGTTATTGCCGATACCGAGATCATATCAAAGGCTCCCTTCCGGCTACTTGCGGCGGGATGTGGTGATATCATATCCAACTATACTGCTGTGAAGGACTGGGAACTTGCACACCGGCTGACCAATGAATCTTTCAGCGAGTATGCTGCTGCCCTGTCCCTTATGACCGCGAGGATACTTATCGACTCGGCGGATTCGATTAAGCCAGATCTTGAAAGCTCTGTCCGGATGGTTGTCAAAGCCCTTGTTTCAAGTGGTGTTGCCATGAGCATTGCAGGATCTTCAAGACCTGCGTCCGGCTCGGAACATATGTTCAGCCATGCTCTTGATATGGTTGCCCCGGAACATGCCCTGCACGGAGAGCAGTGCGGACTGGGAACAATTATGATGATGTATCTTCATGGTGGTGACTGGCGCAGCATTAAGGAATCTCTTGAAACCATAGGGGCGCCCACAACTGCTGAAGAACTTGGTATTGAAGATAAGTATATATTAGAGGCGCTTCTTGTTGCACATACGATCCGACCTGAAAGATACACTATACTTGGAACAGGCCTGACGCCTGCTGCCGCTGAAAAAGTTGCACGCATAACGAAAGTAATCTCATAA
- the cfbB gene encoding Ni-sirohydrochlorin a,c-diamide synthase, whose protein sequence is MSVASSSLEKKHIPRILLSAGSSSSGKTTITIGLLAALTEAGYKVQPYKVGLDYIDPSYYSEITGRRARNIDGFLMDEEGVRDVFIHGAEVDEEADIAIIEGVRGLYEGFDSFTDTGSTSQIAKILQCSVILIINARSITRSAAALVSGFKEFDKDVHIAGVILNNIGGPRHEKKATEAIEHYTGIPVVGVIRRNSSMKISMRHLGLVPAIEERRRADNFDERIEFIRDTIKDGIRIDRLLETANAAPDLERPSETVFSPRDIEDEAPVIGVALDEAFNFYYHDNLELLEMAGAKIEYFSPVNDSKLPDVDGLYLGGGYPELFAEQLENNVSMREDILDASCSGMPIYAECGGLMYLTEKLSTGVKGKGAHHMAEMPESTHEMVGALPGHTLMGHKRVVSYNIGSLATDSVIGKTGNSFRGHEFHHSEVTELPKDASFAIKLSRGTGIIDGWDGLTVNNTLGCYAHLVASSYREFAGSFVDFVKKNK, encoded by the coding sequence ATGTCAGTTGCTTCTTCATCTTTGGAAAAAAAACATATACCAAGAATACTCCTGTCAGCGGGAAGTTCTTCCTCTGGCAAGACTACCATAACCATCGGTCTGCTTGCGGCTCTTACGGAGGCTGGATATAAAGTCCAGCCCTATAAGGTGGGTCTTGATTATATCGACCCGAGCTACTATTCCGAGATCACGGGTCGCAGGGCCAGGAATATCGATGGTTTCCTGATGGATGAGGAAGGTGTGAGAGATGTTTTCATTCATGGTGCGGAAGTGGATGAGGAAGCCGATATCGCAATCATTGAAGGTGTGCGTGGCCTGTATGAAGGTTTTGACAGCTTTACGGATACAGGCAGCACATCACAGATAGCAAAGATCCTGCAATGTTCTGTTATACTTATCATCAATGCAAGAAGTATCACCCGCTCAGCGGCTGCCCTTGTAAGCGGATTCAAGGAATTCGATAAGGATGTTCACATAGCAGGTGTTATCCTCAACAATATCGGCGGCCCAAGACATGAGAAAAAAGCAACAGAGGCAATTGAACATTATACCGGTATTCCTGTTGTTGGTGTGATCCGCCGCAACAGTTCCATGAAGATATCCATGAGGCACCTCGGTCTTGTACCGGCTATAGAGGAGCGTCGCCGTGCTGATAATTTCGATGAGAGGATCGAATTTATCCGGGACACAATCAAGGACGGCATCCGGATTGACAGGCTGCTGGAAACAGCCAACGCAGCTCCTGATCTTGAGAGGCCTTCAGAAACTGTTTTCTCCCCAAGGGATATTGAGGATGAAGCTCCGGTCATTGGAGTTGCTCTTGATGAGGCTTTTAACTTCTATTATCACGATAATCTTGAACTGCTGGAGATGGCAGGAGCAAAGATCGAATACTTCAGCCCGGTGAACGATAGCAAGTTACCGGATGTGGACGGCCTGTACCTTGGAGGAGGCTACCCTGAGCTTTTCGCAGAACAACTCGAGAACAATGTATCCATGCGTGAGGATATCCTCGATGCTTCATGTTCTGGAATGCCAATCTATGCTGAATGCGGGGGGCTTATGTATCTTACAGAGAAGCTGAGCACAGGTGTGAAAGGCAAAGGGGCACACCACATGGCGGAAATGCCCGAATCCACACATGAGATGGTGGGAGCTCTCCCCGGACATACCCTTATGGGTCATAAACGTGTGGTAAGTTACAATATAGGTTCCCTGGCAACGGATTCAGTGATCGGCAAAACAGGTAATTCCTTCCGTGGACATGAGTTCCATCATTCTGAAGTTACCGAACTTCCAAAGGATGCAAGCTTTGCAATCAAACTCTCCCGTGGAACCGGTATAATTGATGGCTGGGACGGACTCACTGTAAATAATACGCTGGGCTGCTACGCTCATCTGGTTGCAAGCTCATACCGGGAATTTGCGGGAAGTTTTGTGGATTTTGTGAAGAAAAATAAATGA
- the cfbC gene encoding Ni-sirohydrochlorin a,c-diamide reductive cyclase ATP-dependent reductase subunit translates to MMAQKRIAIYGKGGIGKSSTASNVAAACADQGHRVMIIGCDPKSDSSITLLGGKRIPTILDLLRQKIDVTEKDVVFEGYKGVKCVEVGGPEPGIGCAGRGIIVAIQKLSKVCESMKDMDLIIYDVPGDIVCGGFVAPIRKGLVNEAYILTSGEYMPLYAANNICRGLAKINTPLSGIICNSRSVTREEEIVRKFSEEIGSKLMAFIPKEQIVQDCERDGFSVLEKASDSSVASVYRELANAIMNNDSSVMPAALEDARLRELTR, encoded by the coding sequence ATAATGGCACAGAAGAGGATTGCCATATACGGAAAAGGCGGAATCGGTAAATCCAGTACTGCTTCCAATGTTGCGGCTGCCTGTGCCGACCAGGGTCACAGGGTAATGATAATTGGATGCGATCCGAAAAGCGATTCCTCCATCACACTTCTTGGTGGAAAGAGAATACCTACCATCCTTGACCTTCTAAGGCAGAAGATCGATGTAACTGAAAAGGACGTTGTTTTCGAAGGCTATAAAGGTGTCAAGTGTGTGGAGGTCGGCGGACCCGAGCCTGGAATTGGTTGTGCGGGACGCGGTATCATTGTTGCGATCCAGAAGCTGAGTAAGGTCTGTGAATCCATGAAAGATATGGACCTGATCATCTATGATGTGCCAGGCGATATCGTCTGTGGCGGATTTGTTGCCCCCATTCGCAAGGGTCTGGTGAATGAAGCCTATATTCTTACCTCCGGGGAATACATGCCCCTCTATGCAGCTAATAACATATGCCGGGGACTTGCCAAGATCAACACGCCTCTGTCCGGTATTATCTGCAATTCCAGAAGTGTTACAAGGGAAGAGGAGATCGTCAGGAAGTTCTCGGAGGAGATCGGCAGCAAGCTTATGGCTTTTATCCCGAAGGAGCAGATAGTTCAGGATTGTGAGAGAGATGGCTTCTCCGTTCTTGAAAAAGCTTCGGATTCCTCTGTTGCGAGTGTTTATCGCGAACTTGCAAATGCTATAATGAACAACGACAGCTCGGTCATGCCTGCAGCTCTTGAGGATGCAAGGCTGCGTGAGCTCACAAGATAA